The sequence CAGTGGAGGAGGGTGTTAAGTGCCTTTCCACCTACATTTACACTTGCACTTGTTACGTTTCCGGCAACATAAATTGCACAAACAATTTGATATATGTTCCTGAAGCAAGATTAAATTCATTTTAACCCTGATGTAAGTACTTAAATTGTAGTTTCGTTCATGATTGCATACTCAAATAAATTCAGGGAGTTTAAATTGCAATGTCTTTATTCAATTATTATGGCATTCCGGGGGCAAGCAGATACACAGTTGCCACAACCTGTACACAAATCTTGATTAATCTTTGCAACATCATTCACAGATATTGCATTTTCAGGACAGGCAGGGATACATACACCACATCCGACACAATATTGAGTTATGACCTCCGCTTTCCCAATTTCCTCACTCTCTCTTTTATTTTTATTTTCAGTTCTCACCTCATTTAAAAGTTCCTCCAGCTCCCTTTTTCTCTCTCTTAAATATTGTAATTCTTCTGCTTTACTGTATTTTTCAGGACGGTTTCTATCACTACTTTGTTCAATATAATCTTCGGGATTTGGTCTATTAAAATTCCAGATACCTCTGCCCAGTCTTGATCCCTGTCCTAATCCTCTACCAAGCCCTCTTCCCCTACCACGCCCTTTTCCAAATCCTCTACCTCGACCATGCAATGGTCCTTTTCCATCTCCAAACGGCATGATTAACCTCCATCTGCCAAATTTTTACAATCAACTTTAAGAAAAATCATCAAGTTTATTTTCAATTAGTTTCTCTATATTATCTTTCACTGTTCCATCAACGGCCTTATAAACCTTAATACCACTACCAGATAATATACGACCAGCGTTCGGTCCCACGCTTTTTGCTATAACAGCATCAGTTTTTTCCTGAATAACCAGTTGCGTAACCTGTACTCCCGCTCCAGATTGTAAATCTTTAAATCCGTTTTCTATTACATCAATATTACCATTTTCAGTGTCGAAAAATATAAAATAATTGCATCTGGCAAAAACCTCCGACAATTTCGAATCGAGGGCATTTCCATCGCTGGGTATACATACTTTCATAATAACTCCCTATTTTTATCAAACCCCACAATTCTCTTCATCATGTGATTTACTACAAAGATTTTCACTACCCTTTAAGCTCCCATTCACAAATCGCTCAATTATATCTTTTATATCCCCATTTATGCCAGAAATAACATCTATACCGAAAGTTTTAAAATTTTCAATAGCCCTTTGGCCAATACCACCACAAATAACACATGTTACTCCCATATCTTTCAAATAACCTGGTAAAAAGCCTGGTGAATGTCCTGGATTATCTATAATGTTTGTATTTTTAATCTTCCCCTCTTCAATATCCACAATTGTATATTGAGAGCATCTTCCAAAATGTAATGCTACTTTCCCATCATCCGTTGAAATTGCAACTTTCATCTTACCTCCCATGTAAATTTAAAAAAAGGGGGGAGGGGGAAATCCCTCCTCTTTTTTACTCCTTCTTGGACTGGGACTCTTTTTCTAATGTT comes from Candidatus Neomarinimicrobiota bacterium and encodes:
- a CDS encoding 4Fe-4S binding protein → MPFGDGKGPLHGRGRGFGKGRGRGRGLGRGLGQGSRLGRGIWNFNRPNPEDYIEQSSDRNRPEKYSKAEELQYLRERKRELEELLNEVRTENKNKRESEEIGKAEVITQYCVGCGVCIPACPENAISVNDVAKINQDLCTGCGNCVSACPRNAIIIE
- a CDS encoding NifB/NifX family molybdenum-iron cluster-binding protein → MKVCIPSDGNALDSKLSEVFARCNYFIFFDTENGNIDVIENGFKDLQSGAGVQVTQLVIQEKTDAVIAKSVGPNAGRILSGSGIKVYKAVDGTVKDNIEKLIENKLDDFS
- a CDS encoding NifB/NifX family molybdenum-iron cluster-binding protein, which gives rise to MKVAISTDDGKVALHFGRCSQYTIVDIEEGKIKNTNIIDNPGHSPGFLPGYLKDMGVTCVICGGIGQRAIENFKTFGIDVISGINGDIKDIIERFVNGSLKGSENLCSKSHDEENCGV